The Bacillus horti nucleotide sequence AAATACCCAAACGTCGATGATGTAGTAGCTATTAATCATGCGTATGGCTGTGGAGTAGCCATTCAAGCTCCAGATGCTCAAATCCCCATTCGTACCCTGCAAAGCCTTGCTTTACACCCTAATCTGGGGGGAGAGGTTCTTGTCGTAGGTCTAGGTTGTGAGAAGCTACGTCCTGAGAGATTGGTTCCAGATGGACAAGAGAATCATATCCTTTCGTTGCAGGAGCAACAGGGCTTTGGTGAAATGGTTCAGAAAATCATGGACATGGCTGAGGAGCGTTTAAAGAGATTAAATAAAAGAGTACGTGTCACCTGTTCTGCTTCTGATTTAGTCATAGGGCTACAATGCGGTGGTAGCGATGCCTTCACAGGTGTTACCGCTAATCCAGCAGTAGGTTATGCGGCAGACCTATTTGTTAGAGCAGGAGCAACTGTGCTATTTTCCGAGGTGACAGAAGTACGTGATGCTGTTCATCTATTAACGCCTCGTGCTGTTAATAATCAAGTGGGTCAAGCCTTGATCAGCGAAATGGAATGGTATGATAATTATTTGAAGAAAGGAGAGTCTGACCGTAGTGCTAATCCTTCACCAGGCAATAAAAAGGGGGGATTGGTCAATGTGGTAGAAAAATCTCTTGGCTCTATCGTCAAGTCTGGTAGTAGCCTGATCTCCGGTGTTCTGTCCCCTGGAGAAAGAGCTATTCAAAAAGGCTTGCTTTTTGCCTCAACACCTGCAAGTGATTTTGTTTGTGGAACACTCCAGCTTGCATCTGGTATGCACCTTCAGGTTTTTACTACTGGTAGAGGTACTCCTTACGGATTAGCGATGGCTCCAGTTATCAAAGTATCAACACGAACTGATCTAAAGGAGCAATGGAGTGATTTAATAGACATTAATGCTGGAAGTATTGCGACTGGTGAGGCAACTATTGAACAGGTTGGTTGGGAGCTCTTTCATTTTATCTTAGACGTGGCCAGTGGTCGAAAACAAACATGGGCAGAGGCATGGAAGCTGAACAACGATCTAAGCTTATTTAATCCCGCACCAATAACTTAGTTTATCTCAAGTCAAATGAAAGTTTTACCAGAGTTAGAGCCAACTTAAACGTTAGGCTCTTTTTCTTTGATTATTTTACTTGCTATAATGGGATAAATTTGGTAGTAATTTTTGTAAGAACATTATGAAAAGGGAGATGATTCTATGAGACGGGCTATTTATGCTTAGGTGGATGCTGTTGCCGTTCTCGAGTAAATTTAAATTAGGAGGAAATTATAATGAAATCATTATTTAGTAGAATTAATGCTGTCTATCTACCTGTCACACAATTGGAGCACTCAATAAAGTGGTATGAGGATGTTTTAGGGTTTGAGCTAGAGCACGTTTGGGAAAATGATAGAGAAAGAGGAGCCTTTTTTAAAATATATCGTGGGGATGCTCAGTTAGGTTTAGTACAATCTATGGTGACAAATAACGAATTTAAGAGCAGCAAATACATAAATGCTTCTTTAGGAACAGCAGCTTTTAATCTATATTGTGTGGATGCCAAATATACATATGAGCAATTGAAAGAAAAGGGTGCTCACCTTACCACATTTAGAGAGGAGGAGCCGACTCACTGTTTTGTTGTCATTGATCCTGATGACAACTATCTTGGTGTGGTGCAGGAAGTGAACCTTGCGGAAAATGTATATTATGGAATATATGAAGAAATCTATCCTCGATTAAGAGAGATGGAATTATTTGATGGTGTTGCTGCTAAATTTTTGCCTGTACATGATATAGAAGCCGCCATAGATTGGTACACGAACTTCTTTCAAATGGGACTTATAGATCATTGGAAGCTCGGGGCAGATTTAAAGCTTGAATCTAAATCAGGCTGGTTAGGTCTTGTTTCACTTGAGGATAGTGAGCCGATACGTTATACGAATTCAAATGACTTGACTCCATTCGTTGGTATAGAATCTCCTGCATTAGACGAAGCTTATCAGTGGCTAAAAGAAAAGGGAGTGAAAGTTACTCAAATAAGTGATCAAGCTCCCAAGCACTTTGACTTAGAGGATTTAACCGGCAATGTGATACGAGTTACTGAGGCTTGATCTAGCCAATGAACATTTACTCCAAGTATGCTATAATTAATTCAATTTTACATTTATTAAAGCCTATCATAGAGGGAGGGTAACACGGAGATATGAATGAAGTCCAAACATTTTCAAAAGTATTAGTGGCGAATCGTGGAGAGATAGCGATTCGTATCTTTCGTGCATGTACTGAGCTAAATATCCGTACAGTGGCTATATATTCCGAAGAGGATGAAACGAGCCTACATCGATTTAAAGCGGATGAAGCTTATTTGGTAGGCAGAGGAAAAAAACCAATTGAGGCC carries:
- the garD gene encoding galactarate dehydratase, with the translated sequence MSLETHQNEVPRYIKVNAEDNVAIIVNSGGLKAGAEFPCGLKLVDDVPQGHKLALTDIEQNEQIIRYGEVIGHASVSILKGSWVKESYVILPTPPELDTLPIATKHVDPLPPLEGYTFEGYRNPDGSAGIKNILGISTSVQCVVGVLNFAVEQIKERILPKYPNVDDVVAINHAYGCGVAIQAPDAQIPIRTLQSLALHPNLGGEVLVVGLGCEKLRPERLVPDGQENHILSLQEQQGFGEMVQKIMDMAEERLKRLNKRVRVTCSASDLVIGLQCGGSDAFTGVTANPAVGYAADLFVRAGATVLFSEVTEVRDAVHLLTPRAVNNQVGQALISEMEWYDNYLKKGESDRSANPSPGNKKGGLVNVVEKSLGSIVKSGSSLISGVLSPGERAIQKGLLFASTPASDFVCGTLQLASGMHLQVFTTGRGTPYGLAMAPVIKVSTRTDLKEQWSDLIDINAGSIATGEATIEQVGWELFHFILDVASGRKQTWAEAWKLNNDLSLFNPAPIT
- a CDS encoding VOC family protein — its product is MKSLFSRINAVYLPVTQLEHSIKWYEDVLGFELEHVWENDRERGAFFKIYRGDAQLGLVQSMVTNNEFKSSKYINASLGTAAFNLYCVDAKYTYEQLKEKGAHLTTFREEEPTHCFVVIDPDDNYLGVVQEVNLAENVYYGIYEEIYPRLREMELFDGVAAKFLPVHDIEAAIDWYTNFFQMGLIDHWKLGADLKLESKSGWLGLVSLEDSEPIRYTNSNDLTPFVGIESPALDEAYQWLKEKGVKVTQISDQAPKHFDLEDLTGNVIRVTEA